One window of the Cryptomeria japonica chromosome 7, Sugi_1.0, whole genome shotgun sequence genome contains the following:
- the LOC131029645 gene encoding metal transporter Nramp6.2-like, with the protein MNCNNSIYQPQHTILPKKPHNTKNITSLAKSPKNSHNDHNLQESVWKKFIKYVGPGFLVSVAYLDPANLETDLEAGAKYQFELVWVILLACSFALAIQSRAANLGVATGKHLAEHCRTEYPRKLNYILWVLAEVAVIASDIPEVIGTAFALYLLFHIPIWAGVLITGLSTLLLLGLQRYGIRKLESVITVLIFAMAACFFGELGNAKPDSIGVLKGMFVPLLKGNGATGLAISLFGALVMPHNLFLHSALVLSRKIPTSVSGINTACKYFFIESAFALFVAFLINVAILAVSGSICFMPNISWEDAQKCKDMNLQNAPFLLKNVLGKWSSKIFAVALLASGQSSTITGTYAAQYVMQGFLKMHLTAWKQNMITRSIAIVPSLAVAIISGSSGAGQLIIICSMILSFELPFALIPLLKFTSSDIKMGPHKNSIIVTIFAWIVGTALIAINMYYLSVGFLASLIHNNLPKVASIFIQLLVFPLMLAYVVGIMFLVIRRNKETTYIEPAEHKKRGKNLLKSKENNATKGTTKNAKRSNELYPEK; encoded by the exons atgaattgcaataatagcatct atcaaccgcaacacactataCTACcaaaaaaaccgcataacacgaagaacatcaccagtttagcaaaatcaccaaaaaactcgcacaacgatca CAACTTGCAGGAAAGTGTGTGGAAGAAGTTTATAAAGTACGTTGGGCCAGGTTTTCTTGTGTCCGTAGCCTACTTGGATCCTGCCAACT TGGAAACAGATTTAGAGGCAGGTGCAAAGTACCAGTTTGAG CTCGTTTGGGTCATTCTTTTGGCCTGCAGTTTTGCATTGGCTATTCAGTCTAGAGCAGCCAATTTGGGAGTAGCCACAG GCAAGCACCTTGCAGAACACTGCAGAACAGAATACCCTAGAAAACTAAATTACATACTGTGGGTGCTAGCAGAAGTGGCAGTGATTGCATCCGACATACCTGAAG TAATTGGAACAGCTTTTGCACTATATCTACTGTTTCATATACCAATATGGGCTGGAGTTCTTATAACAGGGCTGAGTACTCTCCTCCTCCTTGGATTGCAGAGATATGGA ATCAGGAAATTGGAGTCTGTTATAACAGTTCTGATATTTGCAATGGCTGCCTGCTTCTTTGGGGAGCTTGGAAATGCAAAGCCAGACTCCATAGGAGTGTTGAAAGGGATGTTTGTTCCTCTGTTAAAAGGAAATGGTGCAACTGGTCTTGCAATCTCTCTCTTTGGTGCCCTTGTTATGCC GCACAACTTGTTTCTCCATTCAGCCTTGGTTCTTTCAAGGAAAATACCCACTTCTGTTTCAGGAATCAAT ACAGCATGCAAATATTTTTTCATAGAGAGCGCCTTTGCTCTATTTGTGGCCTTCCTGATCAACGTGGCAATACTGGCTGTGAGTGGATCAATTTGCTTCATGCCAAATATATCTTGGGAAGATGCACAGAAATGTAAGGACATGAACCTCCAAAATGCCCCTTTTCTTTTAAAG AATGTATTAGGGAAATGGAGTTCTAAAATATTTGCAGTGGCGTTGCTTGCATCGGGGCAAAGTTCAACTATCACTGGAACTTACGCAGCTCAGTATGTGATGCAG GGTTTTCTGAAGATGCATCTGACAGCATGGAAACAGAATATGATAACACGGAGCATCGCAATTGTTCCAAGTCTTGCAGTGGCTATCATTAGTGGCAGCTCTGGCGCAGGACAACTAATTATCATTTGTTCG ATGATCTTATCATTTGAGCTGCCATTTGCTTTGATTCCTTTGTTGAAGTTCACTAGCAGTGATATAAAGATGGGCCCTCATAAGAATTCGATTATT GTTACAATTTTTGCTTGGATTGTTGGAACAGCACTCATAGCCATAAACATGTATTACCTTAGTGTGGGATTCTTAGCTTCACTAATTCACAACAATCTACCAAAAGTGGCATCAATATTCATACAATTACTGGTTTTCCCACTTATGTTAGCATATGTGGTTGGAATTATGTTCTTGGTTATCCGAAGAAACAAAGAAACTACATATATAGAACCAGCAGAGCATAAAAAG aggggtaaaaatttattgaaatccAAAGAGAACAATGCAACAAAAGGGACAACAAAAAATGCAAAGAGGTCTAATGAGCTTTATCCTGAGAAATAA